A genomic segment from Neisseria perflava encodes:
- a CDS encoding thymidylate synthase has protein sequence MKAYHDLMRHVLDNGIDKSDRTGTGTRSVFGYQMRFDLSEGFPLLTTKKLHLRSIIHELLWFLKGDTNIKYLKENNVSIWDEWADENGDLGPVYGYQWRSWPAPDGRHIDQIANVVEQIKKNPDSRRLIVSAWNPALVDEMALPPCHALFQFYVANGKLSCQLYQRSADIFLGVPFNIASYALLTMMMAQVCGLEAGEFIHTFGDAHLYSNHIEQAQLQLSRDFRNLPTMKINPEVKDLFEFKFEDFELEGYDPHPHIKAAVSV, from the coding sequence ATGAAAGCCTATCACGACCTTATGCGCCATGTTCTCGACAATGGCATCGACAAATCCGACCGTACCGGCACCGGCACGCGTTCCGTGTTCGGTTACCAAATGCGTTTTGATTTGAGTGAAGGCTTTCCGCTGTTAACCACCAAAAAACTGCATCTGCGCTCGATTATTCATGAGCTACTTTGGTTTCTCAAAGGCGATACCAACATCAAATACCTGAAAGAGAACAACGTTTCCATTTGGGACGAATGGGCGGACGAAAACGGCGATTTAGGCCCGGTTTACGGCTACCAATGGCGCAGTTGGCCTGCACCCGACGGCCGCCATATCGACCAAATTGCCAACGTGGTGGAACAAATCAAGAAAAATCCCGACTCGCGCCGCCTGATTGTGTCCGCATGGAATCCGGCTTTGGTCGATGAAATGGCCTTGCCGCCTTGCCACGCGCTGTTTCAGTTTTACGTTGCCAACGGCAAACTGTCTTGCCAGCTTTACCAACGCAGCGCCGATATTTTCCTTGGCGTACCGTTCAACATCGCCAGCTACGCATTGTTGACCATGATGATGGCCCAAGTATGCGGACTGGAAGCAGGTGAGTTTATCCATACGTTTGGCGATGCGCATTTGTACAGTAACCATATCGAGCAGGCCCAGCTACAATTAAGCCGCGATTTCCGAAACCTGCCGACCATGAAAATCAACCCTGAAGTCAAAGACTTGTTTGAATTTAAATTTGAAGACTTTGAATTGGAAGGCTACGATCCGCATCCGCATATCAAAGCAGCCGTATCGGTGTAA
- a CDS encoding transferrin-binding protein-like solute binding protein has product MSNIQTKLKTIVFTAISAAILSACGGGGGGGSSALSTGATPTNNTGNSTGNNGNPANNNSNVNTPKAPSTTLTNSADNLAKLTDEDPIDPANVTQPLHTHFISSKGAQQSNPNVQIRKDAAGKMFQTDNQDRNQNGLISSIDFNSNDEVKMDGVVLFNKTTDGNATQTTWTSYASVIAKVYSKGNTQTDVSEQTGKEKNTEFAYGKSTLDERIVELYKKLEAEKENLKKEQNSESGQVDHDKIKEIKAKIRDLDALYQKNLQHRTGLATFNKIDSDKLAYFRTDKNGLVFDKQFDGVYVINFDDGTKIVLHDPSAAGWTYQTFAYYTDPKGHVYQGYQSLGDETVFTTLPAKGTATYKGISTAYVVTDKNNRQLTSNVMAIVDFGLKGVRFETSNSHFHTLENGKRVSKADNNYDFKGTASWKDGNLFSGKVSTADDKLSGNLNGKFYGPNAAEIGGTYGLKNKDATEHLIGGYGAKRQ; this is encoded by the coding sequence ATGTCAAACATCCAAACCAAACTTAAAACCATCGTTTTTACAGCCATCAGCGCAGCCATCTTGTCCGCATGCGGTGGTGGCGGAGGCGGCGGTTCATCTGCTTTAAGCACCGGCGCGACTCCTACCAATAATACCGGCAACTCTACTGGCAATAATGGCAATCCTGCCAACAATAACAGCAATGTCAACACTCCGAAAGCGCCGTCTACTACGCTTACCAACAGTGCCGACAACCTCGCCAAACTGACCGATGAAGATCCAATCGATCCGGCCAACGTTACCCAGCCTTTGCACACACATTTCATCTCCTCCAAAGGTGCACAGCAATCCAACCCTAACGTACAAATCCGCAAAGATGCCGCAGGCAAAATGTTCCAAACAGACAATCAAGACCGTAACCAAAATGGCCTGATCAGTTCTATTGACTTTAACAGCAATGATGAAGTCAAAATGGACGGCGTTGTGTTATTTAACAAGACCACTGATGGCAACGCAACCCAAACTACATGGACAAGCTACGCTTCTGTTATTGCCAAAGTATATTCAAAAGGCAATACTCAAACTGATGTCAGCGAACAAACGGGCAAAGAGAAAAATACCGAATTCGCATACGGCAAATCAACTTTGGATGAACGTATTGTTGAACTTTATAAGAAGTTAGAAGCTGAAAAAGAAAATCTAAAAAAAGAACAAAACTCAGAGTCTGGCCAAGTTGATCATGACAAAATAAAGGAAATTAAAGCTAAAATTAGAGACTTAGACGCTTTATACCAAAAAAATCTGCAACATCGTACTGGTCTGGCAACCTTTAATAAAATTGACAGCGATAAGTTAGCCTACTTCCGCACTGATAAAAATGGCTTAGTCTTCGATAAACAATTCGATGGCGTTTATGTTATCAACTTTGATGACGGCACCAAAATTGTGTTGCATGATCCTTCTGCGGCCGGCTGGACATATCAAACCTTCGCGTATTACACCGACCCTAAAGGACATGTATACCAAGGCTACCAAAGCCTGGGCGATGAAACTGTCTTCACAACCCTGCCTGCTAAAGGAACAGCCACCTACAAAGGTATTTCCACTGCCTATGTGGTTACCGACAAGAACAATCGTCAGTTGACTTCCAATGTCATGGCTATCGTTGATTTCGGCCTCAAAGGCGTCCGTTTTGAAACGTCAAACTCACACTTCCATACTTTAGAAAATGGTAAGCGCGTATCCAAAGCAGATAACAACTATGATTTCAAAGGTACGGCAAGCTGGAAAGACGGCAACCTCTTCTCCGGTAAAGTCAGCACGGCCGATGACAAGTTAAGCGGCAACCTGAACGGCAAATTCTACGGCCCCAATGCTGCAGAAATTGGCGGCACTTACGGCTTGAAAAACAAAGATGCAACCGAACACTTAATCGGTGGCTATGGCGCGAAACGTCAATAA
- the smc gene encoding chromosome segregation protein SMC, whose amino-acid sequence MRLTHIKLSGFKSFTDPTTIHVPGQLVAVIGPNGCGKSNVIDAVRWVLGEASAKQLRGESMQDVIFNGAATRRPAPRASVELVFDNSDHSLQGAWGQYAEVSIKRQLTRQGESTYFINNQTVRRRDITDLFLGTGVGARGYAVIEQGMISRIIEARPEELRAYIEEAAGVSKYKERRKETEGRLKDTREHLQRLGDLQNELARQVEKLEKQAETAERYKSLTAQLNQQQDLLDYAQWQQSLAAADKATAQHQSLQAQQDETAAQVQALNDEVHALQTAEQSQQQAVHELSNKRGVLREQIARLEEQIRHQQNLHQRIERDKQAAQAQLQRIHQEQQQICVKLEENELYVEEKQTELAEWAMQVAEHEERLPELEEAQATLNAAFQTQQDEANRIRRELALKQQQLAHAEQTVAKHEERKGRLKQENQALNLPDEAETTAAQEAAALLQSQQEHYEEQIIAAEEALHAAREAFQTASNRFQSLKQQHITLQAQQQALSQILSQQQEAADFWQATDHAAAPQLWQHITAPAEWQHALSVILAERLHARAVPHGFVPPAPLPQGQAAWLSDDLSGGFKKSLPVQALLNQIQAQPPFQTALHHWLDGVLCAPDLSYALAHQSDLGAHQIWLTPEGHQVDKVSVLLYAKPAQESLIAQKARLDGIASELENLAPELSAAEASFKQAEATVRSSEVQHKNLMQQQQQHTRQYSQAQQRAAELLARTNQGQIRREHIERELAQLAEEQTVLQHTSDGLADDIVTLQEAAAELEHQQQTTAHSRQEQQGRLKQAQLALLEANRQYGLAEVAVHKLNQQKQNYQQQIAQLEQQTFDWQERQQELALAYETEFQNDEQHIKLEELSEAVQTLDEEYIVVQEKLAQIQEQGREQYAKVQTLQTKLPQLQAATQTALLQQQEALINAKRYHQNLTERAADLDALEALAKESPKVLNNSIGSLTQQIEALGAVNLAALQELEEARERDGYYRSQSEDVQAAIVLLEEAIAQIDDKTKERFKETFDAVNGKVQTFFPTLFGGGEATLKMIGDDLLTAGVSIMARPPGKKNSTIHLLSGGEKALTAMSLVFALFSLNPAPFCLLDEVDAPLDDANTSRFCNLVKEMSAQTQFLYISHNRLTMEMAEQLVGVTMQEKGVSRVVAVNIKQALEMAEPN is encoded by the coding sequence ATGCGCCTTACCCACATTAAACTCTCCGGCTTCAAATCTTTTACCGACCCGACCACGATTCATGTGCCGGGGCAGCTTGTTGCGGTTATCGGGCCGAACGGCTGCGGCAAGTCGAATGTGATTGACGCGGTGCGCTGGGTGTTGGGAGAGGCTTCGGCGAAGCAGCTTCGCGGCGAGAGTATGCAGGACGTGATTTTTAACGGTGCGGCAACGCGCCGTCCTGCGCCGAGAGCTTCGGTGGAGCTGGTGTTTGACAACAGCGACCACAGTTTGCAGGGGGCGTGGGGGCAGTATGCAGAGGTGAGCATCAAGCGGCAGCTGACGCGTCAGGGCGAATCGACTTATTTCATCAACAATCAGACCGTGCGCCGCCGCGACATTACCGATTTGTTTCTGGGTACGGGCGTGGGCGCGCGCGGTTATGCCGTTATCGAACAGGGGATGATTTCGCGCATCATCGAAGCGCGGCCGGAGGAGTTGCGCGCCTATATCGAGGAGGCGGCGGGCGTGTCCAAATATAAGGAACGCCGCAAGGAGACGGAAGGTCGTCTGAAAGACACGCGCGAGCATTTGCAGCGTTTGGGCGATTTGCAGAACGAGTTGGCGCGTCAGGTGGAAAAGCTGGAAAAACAAGCGGAAACCGCCGAACGCTACAAATCCCTGACCGCGCAGTTAAACCAACAACAGGATTTGCTTGATTACGCGCAATGGCAGCAATCGCTTGCCGCCGCCGACAAGGCGACCGCGCAGCATCAGTCTTTGCAGGCGCAGCAGGACGAAACCGCCGCGCAGGTTCAGGCGTTAAACGACGAAGTACACGCCTTGCAGACCGCCGAGCAGTCGCAGCAGCAGGCGGTACACGAATTGAGCAACAAACGCGGCGTGTTGCGCGAGCAGATTGCCCGTTTGGAAGAACAAATCCGCCATCAGCAAAACCTGCACCAACGCATCGAACGCGACAAGCAGGCGGCGCAGGCGCAGTTGCAGCGCATCCATCAAGAGCAGCAGCAAATCTGCGTCAAGCTGGAAGAAAACGAGTTATACGTCGAAGAAAAGCAAACCGAATTGGCGGAATGGGCGATGCAGGTTGCTGAACACGAAGAGCGTCTGCCCGAATTGGAAGAAGCCCAAGCCACGCTTAACGCCGCCTTCCAAACCCAGCAGGACGAGGCAAACCGCATCCGCCGCGAACTGGCGTTGAAGCAGCAGCAGCTTGCCCATGCCGAACAAACCGTTGCCAAGCACGAAGAGCGCAAAGGCCGTCTGAAGCAGGAAAACCAAGCCCTGAACCTGCCCGACGAAGCCGAAACCACAGCCGCGCAGGAAGCCGCCGCCTTGTTGCAAAGCCAGCAAGAGCATTACGAAGAGCAAATCATTGCCGCCGAAGAAGCCTTACACGCCGCCCGCGAGGCGTTTCAGACGGCCTCAAACCGCTTCCAAAGCCTGAAGCAGCAACACATCACCTTGCAGGCGCAGCAGCAGGCATTGTCGCAAATCCTGTCGCAACAGCAGGAAGCCGCCGACTTCTGGCAGGCAACCGACCACGCCGCCGCGCCGCAGCTGTGGCAACACATCACCGCGCCCGCCGAGTGGCAGCACGCCTTGTCCGTCATCCTTGCTGAACGCCTGCATGCCCGCGCCGTGCCGCACGGCTTCGTTCCCCCCGCACCTTTGCCGCAGGGGCAGGCGGCATGGCTTTCAGACGACCTCTCCGGCGGCTTCAAAAAATCCCTGCCCGTACAGGCATTGTTGAACCAAATCCAAGCGCAGCCGCCGTTTCAGACGGCATTGCACCACTGGCTCGACGGCGTATTGTGCGCGCCCGATTTGAGCTACGCCCTCGCGCATCAAAGCGATTTGGGCGCCCACCAAATCTGGCTCACGCCCGAAGGCCATCAGGTCGATAAAGTCAGCGTCCTGCTCTATGCCAAACCCGCGCAGGAAAGCCTGATTGCCCAAAAAGCCCGTCTCGACGGCATTGCGTCCGAACTGGAAAACCTCGCCCCCGAACTCTCCGCCGCCGAAGCCTCGTTCAAACAGGCGGAGGCAACCGTGCGCTCGTCCGAAGTGCAACATAAAAACCTGATGCAGCAGCAACAGCAGCATACGCGCCAATACAGCCAAGCGCAGCAACGCGCCGCCGAACTTTTAGCGCGCACCAACCAAGGGCAAATCCGCCGCGAACACATCGAGCGCGAACTGGCGCAGTTGGCGGAAGAGCAGACCGTGTTGCAACATACTTCAGACGGCCTTGCAGACGACATCGTTACCTTGCAAGAGGCCGCCGCTGAACTCGAACACCAGCAGCAAACCACCGCACACAGCCGCCAAGAGCAGCAAGGCCGTCTGAAACAGGCGCAGCTTGCCCTGTTGGAAGCCAACCGACAATACGGGCTGGCGGAAGTCGCCGTTCACAAGCTCAACCAGCAAAAACAAAACTACCAACAGCAAATTGCCCAGCTTGAACAGCAAACATTCGACTGGCAGGAACGCCAGCAAGAGCTTGCCCTCGCCTATGAAACCGAGTTCCAAAACGACGAGCAGCACATCAAGCTTGAAGAATTAAGCGAAGCCGTACAGACCTTGGACGAAGAATATATTGTTGTACAGGAGAAACTCGCGCAGATTCAGGAGCAGGGCAGGGAGCAATACGCTAAAGTGCAAACCCTGCAAACCAAGCTGCCGCAGCTTCAGGCCGCCACCCAAACCGCCCTGTTGCAGCAGCAGGAAGCCCTGATTAACGCCAAACGCTACCATCAAAACCTGACTGAACGCGCCGCCGATTTGGACGCGCTCGAAGCGTTGGCGAAAGAATCACCAAAAGTATTGAACAACAGCATCGGCAGCCTCACCCAGCAAATCGAAGCCCTCGGCGCCGTCAACCTCGCCGCCCTGCAAGAACTCGAAGAAGCGCGCGAACGCGACGGCTACTACCGCAGCCAAAGCGAAGACGTACAGGCCGCTATCGTGCTTTTGGAAGAAGCCATCGCCCAAATCGATGACAAAACCAAAGAGCGTTTCAAAGAAACCTTCGACGCTGTCAACGGCAAAGTCCAAACCTTCTTCCCGACCCTGTTCGGCGGCGGCGAAGCCACCCTCAAGATGATAGGCGACGACCTCCTGACCGCCGGCGTGTCCATCATGGCGCGCCCGCCCGGCAAGAAAAACAGCACCATCCACCTCCTCTCCGGCGGTGAAAAAGCCCTCACCGCCATGAGCCTCGTGTTCGCCCTGTTCAGCCTCAACCCCGCCCCCTTCTGCCTTCTGGACGAAGTCGACGCCCCGCTGGACGACGCCAACACCTCGCGTTTCTGCAATCTGGTCAAAGAAATGTCAGCGCAAACCCAGTTCCTCTACATCTCCCACAACCGCCTGACCATGGAAATGGCAGAGCAGCTCGTCGGCGTAACCATGCAGGAAAAAGGCGTCTCGCGCGTCGTCGCCGTGAACATCAAACAGGCGTTGGAAATGGCGGAGCCGAATTGA
- a CDS encoding cold-shock protein — MRYYGTITRWNSKRGFGAATIEDTGQEIFLALAAFTTLTRLPAEGQHISFNITEGRRGRKEAENVCFALDCADCFDVLVPPPEKPLAGKQAIVGLIAVIFVCSIFAVLWYGLHFSDNTPEEPVVKKQETMVHEVAAKIEAERKAWRDAVNGNNQRSGQPQRSKDNTSKQ, encoded by the coding sequence ATGCGCTATTACGGAACGATTACTCGCTGGAACAGCAAGCGCGGCTTCGGAGCCGCTACCATAGAAGACACAGGCCAAGAAATCTTTCTTGCCCTTGCCGCCTTCACCACCCTTACCCGCCTTCCGGCCGAAGGGCAACACATCTCCTTCAACATCACAGAAGGCCGACGCGGCCGCAAAGAAGCCGAAAACGTCTGCTTCGCCCTCGATTGCGCCGACTGCTTCGATGTCCTCGTCCCTCCCCCTGAAAAACCCCTCGCCGGCAAACAAGCTATCGTCGGCCTGATTGCCGTTATCTTCGTCTGCAGCATTTTCGCCGTCTTGTGGTACGGCCTCCACTTTTCCGACAACACACCGGAAGAGCCTGTCGTCAAAAAACAAGAAACCATGGTTCACGAAGTAGCCGCCAAAATCGAAGCCGAACGCAAAGCATGGCGCGATGCCGTCAACGGCAACAACCAACGCTCGGGGCAACCTCAACGCTCCAAAGATAATACTTCAAAACAATAA
- a CDS encoding glycosyltransferase, whose amino-acid sequence MHIVVIPSWYPSSETDVDGIFFRLQAQALQREGMKIGMVVPMFRYLRSQPKTIFSRFYGLRRHQQGGLNTYAYDSMYFFPRCPVVDIDRIRWVNAGMKAFEAYIADNGKPDVIHAHCVNYAAILACAIFKKYGIPYVITEHSSAISRGLVRKNQWPSMHEAVRHSATRFAVSRDFCRILEKTYAGTDWQYLPNMLGGNFEQDFEFPEKNNQDFTFCSVSHLRHLKGHDLLLPAFAEALKTYPQLKLKIGGGGVEEGRLKQLASDLGINHAVTFTGALTTDQTLDLMRHSNAFVLASRTETFGVVYIEALSQGLPVIATRCGGPQSIVTSDNGLLVPIENIPELTKALLTLYENHAHYDPVRLRQDCLQQFGSRAIAQHLIDTFQKVLNK is encoded by the coding sequence ATGCATATTGTCGTTATCCCCTCTTGGTATCCTTCTTCCGAAACTGACGTGGACGGAATCTTTTTCCGTCTCCAAGCCCAAGCCCTGCAACGTGAAGGCATGAAAATCGGCATGGTCGTACCCATGTTCCGCTACTTGAGAAGTCAGCCGAAAACCATCTTCTCGCGCTTCTACGGCCTGCGCCGCCATCAGCAAGGCGGACTCAACACTTACGCCTACGACAGCATGTATTTCTTCCCGCGCTGCCCGGTTGTCGACATCGACCGCATCCGCTGGGTCAATGCAGGCATGAAAGCTTTTGAAGCCTATATCGCCGACAACGGCAAACCCGACGTAATTCACGCCCATTGCGTCAACTATGCCGCCATTTTGGCCTGTGCCATCTTCAAAAAATACGGCATTCCCTATGTAATTACCGAACACAGCAGCGCCATTTCACGCGGCCTTGTCCGAAAAAACCAATGGCCGTCCATGCACGAAGCCGTGCGCCACAGCGCGACCCGATTCGCCGTCAGCCGTGATTTCTGCCGCATTCTCGAAAAAACCTACGCCGGTACAGACTGGCAATACCTGCCCAATATGCTGGGCGGCAATTTTGAACAGGATTTCGAGTTCCCCGAAAAAAACAATCAAGACTTCACCTTCTGCAGCGTCTCCCACCTGCGCCACCTCAAAGGCCACGACCTGCTCCTGCCTGCTTTTGCCGAAGCACTCAAAACCTATCCGCAGCTCAAACTCAAAATCGGCGGCGGCGGCGTAGAAGAAGGCCGTCTGAAACAACTGGCAAGCGACTTGGGCATCAACCACGCCGTTACCTTTACCGGCGCATTAACCACCGACCAAACCCTGGATCTCATGCGCCACAGCAACGCATTCGTCCTCGCCAGCCGTACCGAGACCTTCGGCGTCGTCTATATCGAAGCACTGTCGCAAGGTTTGCCCGTTATCGCCACACGTTGCGGCGGCCCCCAATCCATCGTCACATCCGACAATGGCCTGTTGGTACCAATTGAAAACATACCGGAACTGACCAAAGCTTTGCTCACCCTCTACGAAAACCATGCACACTACGATCCCGTCCGTTTGCGCCAAGATTGCCTGCAACAATTCGGCAGCCGTGCCATTGCGCAACACCTGATCGACACCTTCCAAAAAGTGCTTAATAAATAG
- the pmbA gene encoding metalloprotease PmbA, producing the protein MLFNHTPDELLRLCGHTLDLAKQSGATAAEADFSESLGQSVSVRLGEIEQIEFQQDKSLDITVYVGQRKGRASTADFSERALQDTVKAAIDIARYTAEDDCAGLADAALMATHIGDLDRYHEWDLSTESAIDLAKQCEQAALSTDKRIENSEGASVHTGHYQYVYGNTHGFAAHQQSTHHSISCSVVASDEHGMQRDYWYDSSCRQEDMDAPELIGQTAAERTLRRLNSCSVPTGSYPVLFDTTVAVGLIGHLIGALSGGALYRQSSFLIDSIGKQVLPEFLSLREEPHILRSFRSTYFDAEGVSTQPRFVVKDGIVEGYFLSSYSAKKLGMQTTGNAGGAHNLYLNHTHATQADLLKEMGTGLLVTELMGQGVNGITGDYSRGAAGFWVENGVIAYPVQEITIAGRLQDMYRDITGVADDALRRSSNQIGSILVSKMTVAGN; encoded by the coding sequence ATGCTGTTTAACCACACACCGGACGAGCTGTTGCGCTTGTGCGGACACACGCTGGATTTGGCCAAACAATCCGGCGCCACCGCGGCCGAAGCCGATTTCAGCGAGTCGCTCGGTCAAAGCGTCAGCGTGCGCTTGGGCGAAATCGAACAAATCGAGTTCCAACAAGACAAATCTTTAGACATTACGGTCTATGTCGGCCAACGCAAAGGCCGAGCCAGCACTGCCGACTTTTCCGAACGCGCCCTGCAAGATACGGTCAAAGCCGCCATCGATATTGCACGCTATACCGCCGAAGACGATTGCGCCGGCCTTGCCGACGCTGCCTTGATGGCAACCCATATCGGCGACCTCGACCGCTACCACGAATGGGATTTGAGTACCGAATCCGCCATTGATTTGGCCAAGCAATGCGAACAGGCCGCTCTGTCAACGGACAAACGCATTGAAAATTCCGAAGGCGCATCGGTTCATACCGGCCATTACCAATATGTTTACGGCAACACCCACGGCTTTGCCGCACACCAGCAAAGCACGCACCACAGCATTTCTTGCAGCGTGGTCGCCAGCGACGAACACGGCATGCAGCGCGACTATTGGTATGATTCTTCCTGCCGTCAAGAAGACATGGACGCGCCCGAACTCATCGGCCAAACTGCAGCCGAACGGACTTTACGCCGTCTGAATAGCTGCAGCGTTCCGACCGGCAGCTATCCCGTACTGTTTGATACCACTGTCGCAGTCGGCTTAATCGGCCACCTTATCGGCGCACTCAGCGGCGGCGCGCTCTACCGCCAAAGCAGCTTCCTGATTGACAGTATCGGCAAACAGGTGCTTCCCGAATTTCTCAGCCTTCGCGAAGAACCGCATATCCTGCGCTCGTTCCGCAGCACTTATTTCGATGCCGAGGGCGTGTCCACGCAGCCGCGTTTTGTGGTGAAAGACGGTATCGTCGAAGGCTATTTCCTCAGCAGTTACAGCGCGAAAAAACTCGGTATGCAGACAACGGGCAACGCCGGCGGTGCGCACAATCTGTATCTGAACCACACCCACGCCACGCAGGCCGACCTGTTGAAAGAAATGGGAACAGGTTTGCTGGTTACCGAATTGATGGGACAAGGCGTCAACGGCATTACCGGCGACTACTCGCGCGGCGCGGCCGGTTTTTGGGTGGAAAACGGCGTCATTGCCTATCCGGTTCAGGAAATCACCATTGCCGGACGTTTGCAGGATATGTACCGCGACATCACCGGCGTGGCAGACGACGCATTACGCCGTTCATCCAATCAAATCGGCTCCATCTTGGTTTCTAAAATGACGGTTGCCGGCAACTGA
- the yjgA gene encoding ribosome biogenesis factor YjgA → MFEQEDEWVSKTQMKKQMNDLQALGMELTKLSSDTLKKIGLDEELFEAIATYKKITSNSALKRQAQFIGRLMRDTDPAPIEAYLAKLRGDNTAHNAFLQRVEQARTRLLADDGAITQFMADFPQADAGKLRTLIRNTKKEQEQNKPPKNFRALFQEIKAVMEAGQSDVSEEGKDWEE, encoded by the coding sequence ATGTTTGAACAAGAAGACGAATGGGTCAGCAAAACCCAAATGAAAAAGCAGATGAACGATTTGCAGGCTTTGGGTATGGAATTGACCAAGCTCTCCAGCGATACGCTGAAAAAAATCGGCTTGGACGAAGAGCTGTTCGAAGCCATTGCCACCTATAAAAAAATCACGTCCAACAGCGCGCTCAAACGCCAAGCCCAATTTATCGGCCGCCTGATGCGCGATACCGACCCTGCGCCCATCGAAGCTTATTTGGCCAAACTGCGCGGCGACAATACGGCACATAATGCCTTTTTGCAACGTGTCGAGCAGGCGCGTACACGACTGTTGGCAGACGATGGCGCGATTACCCAATTTATGGCCGATTTTCCGCAAGCCGACGCCGGCAAATTGCGTACCTTGATCCGCAACACCAAAAAAGAGCAGGAACAAAACAAACCGCCGAAAAACTTCCGCGCGTTGTTCCAAGAAATTAAAGCAGTGATGGAGGCCGGTCAATCCGACGTTTCAGAAGAAGGGAAGGATTGGGAAGAATAA